TTCGTGCTTTGCGTTCTGAGTGACATACCCGCTTCCCTCTATTCATCCAAAGGAGTCATCCCATGAGCAACGTTCCCGCCTACAACCGCCTGAACAAAGACGACGCGGTGGTCCTGCTGGTCGATCACCAGACTGGCCTGATTTCCCTGGTCCAGGATTTTTCGCCCAACGAGTTCAAGAACAACGTACTGGCGCTGGCTGACCTGGCGAAGTTCTTCGGCCTGCCAACCATCCTGACCACCAGCTTCGAACAAGGCCCCAACGGCCCGATCGTGCCGGAGCTCAAGGAAATGTTCCCGGACGCGCCGTACATTCCGCGCCCAGGCCAGATCAATGCCTGGGACAACGAAGACTTCGTCAAGGCGATCAAGGCCACCGGCCGCAAGCAACTGATCATCGCCGGCGTAGTGACCGATGTCTGCGTGGCGTTCCCGACCTTGTCGGCACTGGCTGAAGGTTTCGACGTATTTGTCGTCACCGATGCCTCGGGCACCTTCAACGAAACCGTGCAGCAAGCCGCCTGGGTGCGCATGACCGCTGCTGGCGCGCAGATGATGAACTGGTTCTCGGTGGCGTGTGAGCTGCATCGCGACTGGCGCAACGACATCGAAGGCCTGGGCAACCTGTTGTCCCAGCGCATTCCGAACTACCGCAACCTGATGAACAGCTACTCGGCGCTGACTGCCAAGTAAGTTGTCGACTGGCTGAACGATGCCCGCCGATGTGCGGGCATTTTTCTTTCTGGCCGACAACCGCAGGTTTTGTATTTGGTTTGAAATCTCCCTATAAAGGCGGTGACTGTCCACCCCTGGAATGACAATGAACCCCTTCGAAGAAATGCGCATCTTTGCCCAGGTCATGGAGTCCGGCAGTTTCACCGCCGCGGCGGACAAGCTCGGGCTGTCCAAGCAGTTCGTCAGCCGCAAGCTCATGGAACTGGAGCAGCGGCTCGGGGTGCGCCTGCTCAATCGTTCGACGCGCCGGCTAGACGTCACCCCCTTGGGCCAGCGTTACTACGAGGCGGCTCTGCGCCTGCTCAGTGAAGTCGAACAGGTGGAGCAGGGCATCAGCGGCCAGACCAGCGAGCCGCGCGGGACCATTCGGCTCAGCGCGCCGTTGTCCTTCGCCGTGGCGCACTTGGGTAGCCTGCTGCCGCTGTTTTTGCAGCGCTATCCGGGCGTCAGCGTCGAGGTGGACCTGAGCGACCGTTCGGTGGACCTGCTGGGGGAGGGCTATGACTTGGCGCTGCGGATCGGTGTGCTGGAGGATTCGACGTTGATTGCCCGGCGTATCGCCACCGTCGAGCGGGTGTACTGCGCGAGCCCGGCTTATCTGGCGCAGCGCGGGACGCCGACGCACCCTGAAGATCTGCGCAATCACGACTGCTTGCCCTACGGTCACAGCCGTCAGGTGCAATGGCGATTCGAGAGCGGTGCAAAACCGATGGCGTTGGAAGTAGCGGGGCGGATGCGGGCCAATAACGGCGACTTGCTCAGGGATGCGGCCATCGCCGGAATGGGCATTACCTACCTGCCGACGTTTATTCTCGCCGACGCGCTGAAGGATGGCCGCCTGGTCAAGGTGCTGGAGGGTTTCGAAACCGAGCCGTTGGCGCTGTCGGCGGTGTATCCGCAACATCGCCAGGGCTCCCGCCCAGTACAGGCGTTGGTTGAGTTCCTGCGCGAGCAGATGCAATAAAGGCGTAGACGCATTCAGCCGTCCTGGGACGGCTGAAGCTTAAAGGCGCTTGATCAAGCGGCCAGGTTGGCGCTGAACTCTTTCTTGTACTGGGCTTTCACGGCTTCCATCTGATTGCCCAGTTCATCGAGCTTGGCCTTGCCGAGGATTTTCTTGGCTTTAGGAAACATCTCGGTTTCTTCTTCCTCGATGTGATGCTCAAGCAGCTCCTTGACCACTTTCACGCGACCGGCAAATTCTGGCTGGGAAGGGTCGGTGTTCTTCAGGTCTGGCAGCACCAGCGAGTCCACGGTGCGGTGTTCTTCCTTGGCCTCGTAATACATCTCGGCCTCTTCCTTGTCACCCGCCGCTTTGAAGGCCGGATAGAGAATTTCTTCTTCCAGGCGTGTATGGATAGACACTTCCATTTCAAGCTTGGCCAACAGTTCGGTGCGTTTCTTGAGCGCGCGGTCGGTGGACTCGCTCAATTGGGACAGGATGCCCTTCACACGTTCATGGTCGGCTTTCAACAGGTCGATAGCGTTCATAAGTAGCTCCTGGCAATTCACGGATGCGGGCAGGCTTCAAGCGCCGACGCCGCGTACCAGGTAGATTGCATCGGCCGTGCCAGCCGAGACGCTTTAAAAAAGCTTTTATAAACAGTGAGTTAACTTCCCGCTGATTTTCGCCGTCGTGCAGGCTGCATGAGACGGGGTGAAACGGCGTTGCACTTTGCGCTGCGGTGATCGCCAAGGGCAAAAACCGTCGCAGGAGATCCTCACTGCCGATTCAAAAGACAAAAAAAATGCCCGTATCTCAGGATACGGGCATTTTTGTTCGGTGACGCTCAGGCAATCAGCCCGTCAACCCAGCCTGCTGAACCAAAGTCAGCAACGGCTGCGGGTACACGCCGAGGAAGAACGCCAGCACGGCGATGGCCAGCAGCATCACGCCGCCTGCCTTTTGTTCCCAGTGCAGCTCGGCGTCGTGGCGACGCAGGTTCGGTTCCATCAGGTACAGGGTGACCATCACGCGCAGGTAGTAGAACACGCCGATGGCACTGCCCAGCACCAGGGAGCCGACCAGCCACCATTGGTGGGCTTCGACGCCGGTGGCGATGATGTAGAACTTGCCGATGAAGCCGGCGGTCAGCGGGATGCCGGCCAGGGACAGCATCATCACGGTCAGCACGGCGGTCAGGTACGGACGGCGCCAGAACAGGCCGCGGTATTCGTACAGGGCGTCGGCGTCGCGGCCGTTGTACGGCGAGGACATCAGGGTGATCACGCCGAAGGCGCCGAGGCTGGTGATCACGTAGGTGACCAGATACACGCCGATGGCTTCCACGGCCAGGCCTTTGCTGGCGATCAGGGCGATCAGCAGGTAGCCGAAGTGGGCGATGGACGAGTAACCCAGCAAACGCTTGAGGTTGCTCTGGGTCAGCGCCAGCAGGTTACCGAACAGGATCGACGCGATGGCGATGATGGTCAGCACGTTGCTCAGCACACCGCTGCTGGCCACTGGCGAGATCTGGAACAGCCGCACCATCACTGCGAACACGGCCACTTTCGACGCGGTGGCCAGGAACGCCGCCACGGGAGCCGGGGCGCCTTCGTAGACGTCCGGGGTCCAGAGGTGGAAGGGCACCAGCGACAGCTTGAACGACAGGCCGATCAGCATCATGCCCAGGCCCAGTTGCGCGAGCGGGCTTGGCAGGCCGGTGGCCGCCAAGGCCTGGCCGATGCCGACGAAGCTCAGGGTGCCGGCTTCGGCGTAGAGCAGGGCCATGCCGAACAACAGGAACGCGGAACCGGCCGCCGACAGCACCATGTACTTGATGCCGGCTTCCAGGGAGCGCTTGTTGAAGAAGGCGTAGGCCACCAAGCCGTAGACCGGCACCGACAACAGCTCCAGGCCAATGAACAGGCTGGCCAGGTGCTGCGCGCTGACCAGGACCAGGCCACCGGCGGCGGCCATCAGGATCAGCAGGTACAGTTCTTCGCGGTTGCCTGGGTAACCCGAACCGCCATCACCCAGGTAGGCATGGGCGAGCGTAACGCAGGCGAGGGTGGCGACCAGGATCAGCGCCATATAGAGGCAGGCGAAACTGTCGATCTGGATCAGCGGCGTGACCGCCAATGGCGCGACTTTCAGGGCCGGCAGAATCGACAGCAGGGCCAGGTTCAGCCCCGCCACCGACAGCAGGAAGGTCTGCGAGTGATTGCGCCGCCAGGCGATCGCCAGCATCACCACGATGATCGTGGCGCTGGTGATCAACAGCGGCGCAAGCGCGATAAAGTGTTGAATCGTGAATTCCATAGCGCTCTTACCGGGCCGAAGCGAGTTGAGAGAAGGCGGTGCCGAGCCACTGCTGCACGCCATGCATCGTGGCGGCAGAGGTGTCGAGGAACGGTTGCGGGTAGACGCCGAGGTAAACCAGCAGCACCGCAAGGCCGAGCACCATGATCAGTTCGCGACCGTCCATGCCACGCAGCACTTCATCCGACTTGGCCGGGCCGAAGTAGGCGCGGTGGATCATGATCAGCGAGTAGACCGAACCGAACACCAGGCCGGACGTGGCGATAGCCGTGATCCATGGGGCGCTGACGAACGAGCCGATCAGGATCAGGAACTCGCCGACGAAGTTGCCGGTGCCCGGCAGGCCCAGGGAAGCGGCCGCGAAGAACAGGCTGATGGCCGGCAGGTAGGCGATGCGCGACCAGATGCCGCCCATTTCACGCATGTCGCGGGTATGCAGGCGTTCGTACAACTGACCGCTGAGGATAAACAGTGCTGCCGCCGACAGGCCGTGGGCCAACATCTGGATCACCGCGCCTTGCAGGGCGAGCTGGCTGCCGGAGTAGATGCCGATCAGCACGAAGCCCATGTGCGAGACGCTGGAGAAGGCGATCAGGCGCTTGATGTCGCTCTGGGCAAACGCCAGGAACGCACCGTAGAAAATCCCGATCAGGCCCAGGGTCATGGCAATCGGCGCGAACTCGGCCGAGGCATTCGGGAACAGCGGCAGGGCGAAGCGCAGCAGGCCGTAGGCCGCCGTCTTCAGCAGGATACCGGCCAGGTCCACGGAACCTGCGGTCGGTGCCTGGGCGTGGGCGTCGGGCAGCCAGGAGTGGAATGGAACCACTGGCAGCTTCACCGCAAACGCGATGAAGAAGCCCAGCATCAGCACGTACTCGGTGGTGCGCGACATCTGCACTTTCAACAGGTCGGCGTAGTTGAAGGTAATCACGCCGGTGTTGTTGAAGTTCACCAGCACCAGGCCAAGGATCGCCACCAACATGATCAGGCCGGAAGCCTGGGTGAAGATGAAGAACTTGGTCGCCGCGTAGATCCGGGTTTTCTTGCCGTCCGAAGAACTGTGACCCCAGAGCGCGATGAGGAAGTACATCGGCACCAGCATCATTTCCCAGAAGAAGAAGAACATGAACAGGTCCAGCGCCAGGAACACGCCGACGACACCGCCCAGGATCCACATGAGGTTCAGGTGGAAGAAGCCGACGTGACGCTGGATCTCTTTCCAGGAGCAGAGTACCGAGAGGATACCCAGCAGGCCGGTCAGCAGGATCATCAGCAGCGACAGGCCGTCGAGGGCCAGGTGCACGCTGATGCCAAAGCGCGCGATCCAGACATGCTTGAATTCAAGCGCCCAGGTCGGGTCGGCGCCAGGGGCCGGTGCAAATGAATAGTCGCCGGTCGCCCACAGCCAGAGGCCGAGCGCGAGTTCCAGGGACATGGTCAGCAGCGCAATCCAGCGCGGGAGGGTGGAGCTGGAACGCTCCGCCATCCAGCACAGCAGGCCGCCGATGAAGGGGATCAGGATTAGCCAGGGCAGAATCATGACGGGCTCGTTTCCTTTCGCAAGTTCGCAAGGTTCATATCAGACCGCTACCAGCACGATGGCGCCGATAACCAGCACGGCGCCAGCCGCCATGGAAGCCGCATACCAACGCAGTTGACCGGTCTCGGTACGGCTCAGGGCGGTGTGGCCGCCCTTGGCCATGCGCGGGATCAGGCCAATGGTCTGGTCGAGCGGGTCTTTGCGCAGAATGTGGCTGATCGCAAGGTATGGCTTGACGAACAGTTTGTCGTAGATCCAATCGAAGCCCCAGGCAGCGAACCACCAGGCCGACAGGAAACGCCCGATGCCGCTGTTGGCGATCGCGGTGACGAAGCGGCGCTTGCCGAGGAACAGCAGGGCGGCCAGCAGGATACCCGCCAGGGCGATGGCGCCCGAGGCGATTTCCAGGCTGTGCTTGGCTTCGCCGCCGGCATGGCCGACGCTTTGCGGCAGCACATCGGCCAGCGGTGGGGTGATCATGGCGCCGACGAAAGTCGACAGCACGATCAGTACCGACAGTGGCAGCCAGTGGGCGATGCCGTGGCCAGCGTGGGCTTCGGTCTTGGCTTCGCCGTGGAACGCGATGAAGATCAGGCGGAAGGTGTAGAGCGAGGTCATGAACGCACCCACCAGG
The Pseudomonas marvdashtae genome window above contains:
- the nuoM gene encoding NADH-quinone oxidoreductase subunit M; its protein translation is MILPWLILIPFIGGLLCWMAERSSSTLPRWIALLTMSLELALGLWLWATGDYSFAPAPGADPTWALEFKHVWIARFGISVHLALDGLSLLMILLTGLLGILSVLCSWKEIQRHVGFFHLNLMWILGGVVGVFLALDLFMFFFFWEMMLVPMYFLIALWGHSSSDGKKTRIYAATKFFIFTQASGLIMLVAILGLVLVNFNNTGVITFNYADLLKVQMSRTTEYVLMLGFFIAFAVKLPVVPFHSWLPDAHAQAPTAGSVDLAGILLKTAAYGLLRFALPLFPNASAEFAPIAMTLGLIGIFYGAFLAFAQSDIKRLIAFSSVSHMGFVLIGIYSGSQLALQGAVIQMLAHGLSAAALFILSGQLYERLHTRDMREMGGIWSRIAYLPAISLFFAAASLGLPGTGNFVGEFLILIGSFVSAPWITAIATSGLVFGSVYSLIMIHRAYFGPAKSDEVLRGMDGRELIMVLGLAVLLVYLGVYPQPFLDTSAATMHGVQQWLGTAFSQLASAR
- a CDS encoding LysR family transcriptional regulator → MNPFEEMRIFAQVMESGSFTAAADKLGLSKQFVSRKLMELEQRLGVRLLNRSTRRLDVTPLGQRYYEAALRLLSEVEQVEQGISGQTSEPRGTIRLSAPLSFAVAHLGSLLPLFLQRYPGVSVEVDLSDRSVDLLGEGYDLALRIGVLEDSTLIARRIATVERVYCASPAYLAQRGTPTHPEDLRNHDCLPYGHSRQVQWRFESGAKPMALEVAGRMRANNGDLLRDAAIAGMGITYLPTFILADALKDGRLVKVLEGFETEPLALSAVYPQHRQGSRPVQALVEFLREQMQ
- a CDS encoding hemerythrin domain-containing protein, with the protein product MNAIDLLKADHERVKGILSQLSESTDRALKKRTELLAKLEMEVSIHTRLEEEILYPAFKAAGDKEEAEMYYEAKEEHRTVDSLVLPDLKNTDPSQPEFAGRVKVVKELLEHHIEEEETEMFPKAKKILGKAKLDELGNQMEAVKAQYKKEFSANLAA
- the nuoN gene encoding NADH-quinone oxidoreductase subunit NuoN; translation: MEFTIQHFIALAPLLITSATIIVVMLAIAWRRNHSQTFLLSVAGLNLALLSILPALKVAPLAVTPLIQIDSFACLYMALILVATLACVTLAHAYLGDGGSGYPGNREELYLLILMAAAGGLVLVSAQHLASLFIGLELLSVPVYGLVAYAFFNKRSLEAGIKYMVLSAAGSAFLLFGMALLYAEAGTLSFVGIGQALAATGLPSPLAQLGLGMMLIGLSFKLSLVPFHLWTPDVYEGAPAPVAAFLATASKVAVFAVMVRLFQISPVASSGVLSNVLTIIAIASILFGNLLALTQSNLKRLLGYSSIAHFGYLLIALIASKGLAVEAIGVYLVTYVITSLGAFGVITLMSSPYNGRDADALYEYRGLFWRRPYLTAVLTVMMLSLAGIPLTAGFIGKFYIIATGVEAHQWWLVGSLVLGSAIGVFYYLRVMVTLYLMEPNLRRHDAELHWEQKAGGVMLLAIAVLAFFLGVYPQPLLTLVQQAGLTG
- the ycaC gene encoding isochorismate family cysteine hydrolase YcaC, with protein sequence MSNVPAYNRLNKDDAVVLLVDHQTGLISLVQDFSPNEFKNNVLALADLAKFFGLPTILTTSFEQGPNGPIVPELKEMFPDAPYIPRPGQINAWDNEDFVKAIKATGRKQLIIAGVVTDVCVAFPTLSALAEGFDVFVVTDASGTFNETVQQAAWVRMTAAGAQMMNWFSVACELHRDWRNDIEGLGNLLSQRIPNYRNLMNSYSALTAK